A stretch of the Microcella sp. genome encodes the following:
- a CDS encoding acetyl-CoA acetyltransferase — MSIRGTSAIVGAAQLDTFKTDGKSPVGLMAVAVNRALADAGLTLADVDGLFTASSYYAFPTLTLAEYLGIHPRHMDSTALGGCSFIAQLGHAAAAIQAGLCDVAVVAYGSTQRTDAGKLVSMAESSPYEQPYGLIHPIGAFGMVAQRHMAQYGTTSEQLAQYAVSAREWALLTDTAPYPTPLTVDEVLNSGVITSPLHKLDCCLVTDGGAAVVLVSAERARDLRDNPVYLLGSGEAVNHRNVSQMPDLTATEAARSSQRALQMAGVTLDQIDTAHVYDAFTISLLVLLEDLGFCAKGEGGAFVENGNLAPGGSLALNTNGAGLAQVHPGMLGMFLIIEAVQQLRGDAGRRQVPDARLSLVHGMGLTLAAHATAVLSTQPEP, encoded by the coding sequence ATGAGTATCCGCGGCACGAGCGCCATCGTGGGCGCCGCCCAGCTCGACACCTTCAAGACCGACGGCAAGTCGCCCGTGGGCCTCATGGCTGTTGCCGTGAACCGGGCGCTGGCCGATGCGGGCTTGACGCTCGCCGACGTCGACGGGCTCTTCACAGCCTCGTCGTACTACGCCTTCCCGACCCTGACGCTCGCCGAATACCTCGGCATCCATCCGCGGCACATGGATTCGACCGCGCTCGGGGGCTGCTCGTTCATCGCGCAGCTCGGACACGCGGCCGCGGCGATTCAGGCAGGGCTGTGCGACGTGGCTGTGGTCGCCTACGGCAGCACCCAGCGCACTGACGCGGGCAAGCTCGTGAGCATGGCCGAGAGCTCGCCCTACGAGCAGCCCTACGGTCTCATCCACCCGATTGGCGCGTTTGGCATGGTCGCGCAGCGGCACATGGCGCAGTACGGCACGACGAGCGAGCAGCTCGCGCAGTACGCGGTCTCGGCGCGCGAGTGGGCCCTGCTGACCGACACCGCGCCGTACCCCACCCCGCTCACCGTCGACGAGGTGTTGAACTCGGGAGTCATCACGAGCCCGCTGCACAAGCTCGATTGCTGCCTCGTCACCGACGGCGGCGCGGCGGTCGTACTGGTCTCGGCCGAGCGCGCACGTGATCTGCGCGACAACCCCGTGTACCTGCTGGGCTCAGGCGAAGCAGTCAATCACCGCAACGTGAGTCAGATGCCCGACCTCACCGCCACCGAGGCCGCTCGCAGCTCGCAGCGAGCGCTGCAGATGGCGGGCGTCACGCTCGATCAGATTGACACCGCGCACGTCTACGACGCCTTCACGATCAGCTTGCTCGTGCTGCTCGAAGATCTCGGTTTCTGCGCCAAGGGCGAGGGGGGCGCTTTCGTGGAGAACGGCAACCTCGCCCCCGGCGGCTCGCTCGCGCTGAACACGAACGGCGCGGGGCTTGCCCAGGTGCATCCGGGCATGCTCGGCATGTTCTTGATCATCGAGGCCGTGCAGCAGTTGCGCGGTGACGCGGGCCGACGCCAGGTGCCCGATGCGCGGCTGTCGCTCGTGCACGGCATGGGGCTCACCCTCGCAGCCCACGCCACCGCCGTGCTGTCGACGCAGCCCGAACCCTGA
- a CDS encoding MBL fold metallo-hydrolase has translation MQSCDRLSITVLVDNYIDMLMPNTATIRRQGMPEHFLPRRGTPLAENGISFLLKATTAGRTTTILFDAGMSGIPIIHNAKVLGVDWDEIDQVVLSHGHPDHFGGIYAALEAMGRRVPLIVHPSAFHPRSIKRPDMMIQYFNRGLTEHELVEAGAAVVAVREPLDIAPGIMTSGEIPISVDFEHEVPAGRMSIRDGHVHPDPIDDYLTLIINVTGVGLVVLDPCGHSGVLSSLDHAQKLTGVDALHGVLGGFHLGHAGITQQKIDQTVAGLGERGLKLIAPMHCSGFRAQRAVAEALPESFALMTAGAELVIEASSAA, from the coding sequence ATGCAGTCGTGCGATCGCCTCTCGATCACCGTGCTCGTCGACAACTACATCGACATGCTCATGCCCAACACGGCGACGATCCGCCGTCAGGGCATGCCCGAGCACTTCCTGCCGCGCCGCGGCACGCCGCTGGCCGAGAACGGTATCTCCTTCCTGCTGAAGGCCACGACGGCCGGGCGCACGACGACGATCCTGTTCGATGCGGGCATGAGCGGAATCCCGATCATCCACAACGCGAAGGTGCTGGGGGTCGACTGGGACGAGATCGACCAAGTGGTGCTGAGCCACGGGCACCCCGACCACTTCGGCGGCATCTATGCGGCGCTCGAGGCGATGGGCAGGCGCGTGCCGCTCATCGTGCACCCCTCGGCGTTCCATCCCCGGTCGATCAAGCGGCCCGACATGATGATCCAGTACTTCAACCGCGGGCTCACTGAGCACGAGCTCGTCGAGGCTGGCGCTGCCGTCGTGGCGGTGCGCGAGCCCCTCGACATCGCCCCGGGCATCATGACGAGCGGTGAGATTCCGATCTCGGTCGATTTCGAGCACGAGGTGCCGGCGGGCCGCATGAGCATCCGCGACGGTCACGTGCACCCCGACCCCATCGACGACTACCTGACGCTCATCATCAACGTGACCGGCGTCGGGCTCGTGGTGCTCGACCCGTGCGGGCATTCGGGCGTGCTGAGCTCTCTCGACCACGCGCAGAAGCTCACGGGCGTGGATGCCCTGCACGGCGTGCTCGGAGGCTTCCACCTCGGCCACGCGGGAATCACCCAGCAGAAGATCGATCAGACCGTGGCCGGCCTCGGCGAGCGAGGCCTCAAGCTCATCGCGCCGATGCACTGCAGCGGATTCCGCGCCCAGCGCGCAGTCGCTGAGGCGCTTCCGGAGTCGTTCGCGCTCATGACGGCGGGTGCCGAGCTCGTCATCGAGGCGTCGAGCGCGGCCTGA
- a CDS encoding ABC transporter substrate-binding protein: protein MKKHLQFAAIAAVGALALSACTAPATDPGAEPGEERYEITMAMASGDTYTAEWWGWLAAQELGYYDELGLDVEFVAAGGSGSAMEQVIAGNADAGNPSAPAFGEAALVGLPVVNIFTYSNGAIFGIFVPEDGPFQSIAEMRGANIGISEAGGGEVAFLEAALRAEGIDPITDVQLIPIGDGGPETLAALDNGSVDVYSTAYNDIFAIQTAGVNLVDLTPAIYNTFPARGIITTQDTLSSKGEALERFARGTAMGIYFCYENLEACRDLMKGAIPQAFEQNADGVSQGDLRFELATTQVRPVDFDNIGQHDVDGTQAFVDLIQSTSPDYIAVDANDILFDGFIASANEFDRARVAADAAAYEFQNQ from the coding sequence ATGAAGAAGCATCTGCAGTTCGCGGCCATCGCCGCAGTCGGCGCCCTCGCTCTGAGCGCCTGCACCGCGCCCGCCACCGACCCCGGTGCCGAGCCCGGCGAAGAGCGCTACGAGATCACGATGGCCATGGCCTCGGGTGACACCTACACCGCCGAATGGTGGGGCTGGCTCGCTGCTCAAGAGCTGGGCTACTACGACGAGCTGGGTCTCGACGTCGAGTTCGTCGCCGCAGGCGGCTCAGGCTCGGCGATGGAGCAGGTCATCGCGGGCAACGCCGACGCGGGCAACCCCTCGGCACCGGCCTTCGGTGAGGCGGCTCTCGTCGGCCTTCCCGTCGTGAACATCTTCACGTATTCGAATGGAGCGATCTTCGGCATCTTCGTGCCCGAAGACGGCCCGTTCCAGTCGATCGCCGAGATGCGGGGCGCCAACATCGGCATCTCCGAGGCCGGCGGCGGCGAGGTCGCGTTCCTCGAGGCCGCACTGCGTGCCGAAGGAATCGACCCCATCACCGACGTGCAGCTGATTCCGATCGGCGACGGCGGACCGGAGACCCTGGCCGCGCTCGACAACGGCTCGGTCGACGTGTACTCCACGGCCTACAACGACATCTTTGCGATTCAGACGGCCGGCGTGAACCTCGTCGACCTGACTCCCGCCATCTACAACACGTTCCCGGCCCGTGGCATCATCACGACGCAGGACACTCTGTCGAGCAAGGGTGAGGCGCTCGAGCGCTTCGCTCGCGGAACCGCGATGGGAATCTACTTCTGCTACGAGAACCTCGAGGCGTGCCGCGACCTCATGAAGGGTGCGATCCCGCAGGCCTTCGAGCAGAACGCTGATGGCGTCTCGCAGGGCGACCTGCGATTCGAGCTGGCCACGACCCAGGTGCGCCCTGTCGACTTCGACAACATCGGCCAGCACGATGTGGACGGCACCCAGGCCTTCGTCGACCTGATCCAGTCGACGTCGCCTGACTACATCGCTGTGGACGCGAACGACATCCTGTTCGACGGCTTCATCGCCTCGGCGAACGAATTCGATCGCGCTCGCGTCGCCGCGGATGCTGCTGCCTACGAGTTCCAGAACCAGTAG
- a CDS encoding ABC transporter ATP-binding protein: MTTMTQTAPLVRVDGVTKRFGSGDKEMVALSGLNLEVREGEFLSLLGPSGCGKSTALNIMGGLLDATEGTVTFSGEPLTEPNRHIGMMFQQAVMFPWRTTLENVLLPVEIFGEKKKDFIPKAEELLEMVGIKDFRDSYPWQLSGGMQQRAALCRVLLHDPKLLLLDEPFGALDEFTREAMNQELLRLQDYSKSTAVLVTHNITEAVFMSDRVAVMSARPGRLVDIIEVPFDRPRRPDLQTTTEFIKLVAKARQMLELQ, translated from the coding sequence ATGACGACCATGACCCAGACCGCACCCCTCGTGAGAGTCGACGGCGTGACGAAGCGCTTCGGCTCCGGTGACAAGGAAATGGTCGCCCTGAGTGGGCTGAACCTCGAGGTCCGGGAGGGAGAGTTCCTCTCCCTCCTGGGCCCGAGTGGCTGCGGGAAGTCGACCGCCCTCAACATCATGGGCGGCCTTCTCGACGCGACCGAGGGCACTGTCACATTCAGCGGCGAGCCGCTCACCGAGCCCAACCGGCACATCGGAATGATGTTCCAACAAGCGGTGATGTTCCCCTGGCGCACGACCCTCGAGAACGTGCTGCTGCCCGTCGAGATCTTCGGCGAGAAGAAGAAAGACTTCATCCCGAAAGCCGAAGAGCTGCTCGAGATGGTCGGCATCAAAGATTTCCGCGACTCTTACCCCTGGCAACTGTCGGGAGGTATGCAGCAGCGCGCCGCTCTGTGCCGCGTGCTCTTGCACGACCCCAAGCTGCTGCTGCTCGACGAGCCGTTCGGTGCGCTCGACGAGTTCACCCGCGAGGCGATGAACCAAGAGCTTCTGCGCCTGCAGGACTACTCGAAGTCGACTGCGGTGCTCGTGACGCACAACATCACCGAGGCGGTGTTCATGAGCGACCGCGTCGCCGTCATGAGCGCTCGCCCCGGACGACTCGTCGACATCATCGAGGTGCCGTTCGATCGGCCCCGCCGCCCCGACCTTCAGACGACCACGGAGTTCATCAAGCTCGTCGCGAAGGCCCGCCAGATGCTGGAGCTGCAGTGA
- a CDS encoding ABC transporter permease → MTTTAPPPAPARSAPAPGPTWWERFRGGSAWIVITTVAIIIAVWEFFPQLGFVNRVLFPTFSETVVAFVQLVGGGYWWDDLAKTMSAVAIAWVIGVAFGFTMGVVLGTSPFMRQAITPYAIAVQALPKVVLAPLLIGWLGFGPESKIALAVIICFFPVWIDTMVGLALPSANEFKLMKSLKASRWQVFTKLQLPSALPMIMVGVKHALLLAFTGVIVAEILSASDGGLGKLTKEFASQLNMGLVYSVVTIVVILSITLVSIADVVERRVVFWSEESRARRK, encoded by the coding sequence GTGACCACCACCGCGCCCCCGCCGGCTCCGGCCCGAAGCGCACCAGCGCCCGGGCCGACCTGGTGGGAGCGTTTCCGAGGCGGTTCGGCTTGGATCGTCATCACGACGGTCGCCATCATCATCGCGGTATGGGAATTCTTCCCGCAGCTAGGGTTCGTCAACCGGGTGCTGTTCCCGACATTCAGCGAGACGGTCGTCGCTTTCGTCCAGCTCGTAGGTGGCGGCTATTGGTGGGACGACCTCGCCAAGACGATGTCGGCGGTTGCGATCGCCTGGGTCATCGGCGTCGCCTTCGGCTTCACGATGGGCGTCGTGCTCGGCACGTCACCCTTCATGCGCCAGGCCATCACCCCCTACGCCATCGCCGTTCAGGCACTGCCCAAGGTCGTGCTCGCCCCCCTGCTCATCGGGTGGCTCGGGTTCGGCCCGGAGAGCAAGATCGCCCTCGCGGTCATCATCTGCTTCTTCCCGGTCTGGATCGACACGATGGTCGGCCTTGCTCTGCCATCGGCCAATGAGTTCAAGCTCATGAAGTCGCTCAAGGCCAGCCGCTGGCAGGTCTTCACGAAGCTGCAGCTGCCTTCTGCTCTGCCGATGATCATGGTGGGCGTGAAGCACGCACTGCTGCTGGCCTTCACTGGCGTGATCGTCGCCGAGATCTTGTCGGCGTCAGACGGCGGGCTCGGCAAGCTCACGAAAGAATTCGCATCCCAGCTGAACATGGGCCTGGTGTACTCGGTCGTCACGATCGTGGTCATTCTCTCGATCACGCTCGTCTCCATCGCCGATGTCGTCGAGCGCCGTGTCGTGTTCTGGTCTGAAGAGTCGAGGGCGAGAAGAAAATGA
- a CDS encoding ABC transporter permease, with protein MTRTEVMAQIAVDSSPKKKNFLRSPYLLTLALLPIILAVWWLATTVTKSVPAILLPTPESVWAAFPRVLGADGFGDQVIRTLTEIAGGFALGASVGFFLGVLLSSSSRLRAAYLPFLSALEAIPTVILAPIIIAWIGFGIEGKILQAAIACFYAVFITTLSGLGLAEPNAVALMKSLRASKWQTMVKLRIPTALPVIFGGLQLGATTAIIGAIVSEFIGATGGLGYLMLRYRSSFDTAAYWVIIFLFLVIGLVVYLTIWYIEKRFVFWRRIEVTRPDLEKQ; from the coding sequence ATGACGAGAACCGAAGTGATGGCGCAGATCGCCGTCGACAGCTCACCGAAGAAAAAGAACTTCCTGCGCTCGCCCTACCTGCTGACGCTCGCGCTGCTGCCGATCATCCTTGCGGTGTGGTGGCTCGCCACCACCGTCACCAAGTCGGTTCCGGCGATTCTGCTGCCGACGCCTGAGTCTGTCTGGGCAGCTTTTCCGCGGGTGCTCGGCGCCGATGGGTTCGGCGACCAGGTGATCCGAACCCTCACCGAGATCGCGGGTGGTTTCGCGCTCGGAGCATCGGTCGGATTCTTCCTCGGCGTGCTTCTCAGCTCATCGAGCCGGCTGCGCGCAGCGTACCTGCCGTTCCTCTCGGCACTCGAGGCGATTCCGACGGTGATCCTCGCGCCGATCATCATCGCCTGGATCGGATTCGGCATCGAGGGCAAGATTCTGCAGGCTGCGATCGCGTGCTTCTACGCCGTCTTCATCACGACGCTGTCGGGTCTCGGCCTCGCCGAGCCCAACGCTGTCGCGCTTATGAAGTCGCTTCGGGCGTCGAAGTGGCAGACCATGGTCAAGCTGCGTATTCCGACCGCGCTGCCCGTCATCTTCGGTGGCCTGCAGCTCGGTGCGACGACCGCCATCATCGGCGCCATCGTGTCGGAGTTCATCGGTGCGACGGGTGGCCTTGGCTATCTCATGCTGCGGTACCGCTCGAGCTTCGACACCGCCGCTTACTGGGTCATCATCTTCCTCTTCCTCGTGATCGGCCTGGTGGTCTACCTGACCATCTGGTACATCGAGAAGCGCTTCGTGTTCTGGCGACGCATCGAGGTCACGCGGCCCGATCTGGAGAAGCAGTGA
- a CDS encoding amidohydrolase family protein yields MSIDIHAHTVPRGFIAELAHEVPEAAPALVQRGDEWWFQYPSGRMSGPIPLGMVDTEARLADMDAAGVQLQALSVPPPHFNYRLDDQAAAVAARLHNDAMIAMARQHPERFVVLGHLPMQSEQAAHDELQRLIAIDEVVGLELGTNVAGANLGDGQYASVWQAIDASGLAVVLHPGADVAGMDRMHDYFMHNYVGNPTDSTIAAASLLFQGVLSRNTALRVALLHGGGFVPYQIGRFDHAWSVRPEAREHLDVAPSSLLHRFWFDSLTHDDLSLRFLHDRVGDDRLVLGSDYPFDMADSDPVGSLKRALADRPDAVRKALDDNPRELLTRRPGA; encoded by the coding sequence GTGAGCATCGACATTCACGCGCACACCGTGCCGCGCGGCTTCATCGCCGAACTGGCGCACGAGGTGCCGGAGGCGGCTCCTGCGCTCGTGCAGCGCGGCGACGAGTGGTGGTTTCAGTACCCGAGCGGGCGCATGAGCGGCCCGATTCCGCTGGGCATGGTCGACACCGAAGCGCGCCTTGCCGACATGGATGCTGCCGGTGTGCAGCTGCAGGCTCTGAGCGTGCCGCCGCCGCACTTCAACTACCGTCTCGACGACCAGGCAGCGGCGGTGGCCGCGCGACTGCACAACGACGCGATGATCGCCATGGCTCGGCAGCACCCCGAGCGCTTCGTCGTGCTCGGGCACCTGCCGATGCAGAGCGAGCAGGCCGCGCACGACGAGCTGCAGCGCCTCATCGCGATCGACGAGGTCGTCGGTCTCGAGCTCGGCACCAACGTGGCGGGCGCGAACCTGGGCGACGGGCAGTACGCCTCGGTCTGGCAGGCGATCGACGCGAGCGGCCTCGCCGTGGTGCTGCACCCCGGTGCTGACGTCGCCGGCATGGATCGCATGCACGACTACTTCATGCACAACTACGTGGGCAACCCCACCGACTCGACGATCGCCGCGGCGTCGCTGCTCTTTCAGGGCGTGCTCTCGCGCAACACGGCCCTGCGGGTGGCGCTGCTGCACGGCGGCGGCTTCGTGCCGTACCAGATCGGCCGGTTCGACCACGCCTGGTCGGTGCGGCCCGAGGCGCGCGAGCACCTCGACGTGGCGCCGTCGAGCCTGCTGCACCGCTTCTGGTTCGACTCGCTCACGCACGACGACCTCTCGCTGAGGTTCTTGCACGACCGCGTCGGCGACGACCGTCTCGTTCTCGGTAGCGACTACCCGTTCGACATGGCCGACAGCGACCCGGTGGGCTCGCTGAAGCGCGCTCTCGCCGATCGGCCCGACGCTGTGCGCAAGGCGCTCGATGACAACCCGCGAGAACTCTTGACTCGGCGCCCCGGCGCCTAA
- a CDS encoding sulfite exporter TauE/SafE family protein: MPDPAEHHALHPTPSRAERRIAVVFVFIALAVMFGAMAQRVSGMGFALVVAPVLVLLIGPFEGVLLVNLCGAVSASIVISRVWRFIDWRQFSMLAVPAISAIVPGAFLSVLIGGPVLQIVVGGILVVALTSSLLMNYFDRRVAQAPAALIAGTASGFMSATAGVGGPGMSVYAILTRWEQKSFAATIQPIFVLIGVTSFVMKVLLNDTGLPDYDWWLWVLIIACTVVGLALGEFVSRWVSVRAARVTVIVISYLGGVLAIIDGAAGLLG, from the coding sequence GTGCCCGACCCCGCCGAGCACCATGCCCTGCACCCCACACCGTCTCGAGCAGAAAGGCGCATCGCCGTGGTGTTCGTCTTCATCGCTCTCGCGGTCATGTTCGGTGCCATGGCCCAGCGAGTCTCGGGCATGGGCTTTGCACTCGTCGTCGCGCCCGTGCTCGTGCTGCTCATCGGCCCCTTCGAGGGCGTGTTGCTGGTCAATCTCTGCGGGGCGGTGTCGGCGTCGATCGTCATCAGCAGGGTCTGGCGCTTCATCGACTGGCGTCAGTTCTCGATGCTGGCGGTGCCCGCGATCAGCGCGATCGTGCCGGGTGCCTTTCTGTCGGTGCTCATCGGCGGGCCCGTGCTGCAGATCGTCGTCGGCGGCATCCTCGTCGTGGCGCTCACGAGCTCGCTGCTCATGAACTACTTCGACCGGCGGGTCGCGCAGGCTCCTGCTGCGCTCATCGCGGGCACAGCATCCGGCTTCATGAGCGCCACCGCCGGCGTCGGCGGGCCCGGAATGAGCGTCTACGCGATCTTGACGCGCTGGGAGCAGAAGTCGTTCGCCGCGACGATCCAGCCCATCTTCGTGCTCATCGGCGTGACATCGTTCGTCATGAAGGTGCTGCTCAACGACACGGGCCTGCCCGACTACGACTGGTGGCTCTGGGTGCTCATCATCGCGTGCACCGTCGTCGGCCTCGCGCTCGGCGAGTTCGTCTCGCGCTGGGTGAGCGTGCGCGCGGCACGGGTGACGGTGATTGTCATCTCGTACCTCGGCGGAGTACTTGCCATCATCGACGGCGCCGCAGGGCTGCTGGGCTGA
- a CDS encoding sulfite exporter TauE/SafE family protein: MILPLLAIGAIGGLFAGLFGVGGGFIMVPLMMSWLRFDQRRASATSLLAIIPPAALSASLYGARGEIELVAAAIIAVGAVAGTPLGALLLRRLSLTWLKWLFIAGLLVSALRLIIVAPVRDGAFDYSVVSVLGLIALGLLMGIVAGLLGVGGGIIAVPVLIAVFGIGDLLAKGTSLLALIPGAIAGSIPNLRGGLVRWRDAVLMGLAAAAMSLVGVWLAFLVPAQVSGWLFAALLLVVIVQMALRPVKPRD, from the coding sequence GTGATTCTGCCCCTTCTTGCCATCGGAGCAATCGGGGGCCTCTTCGCCGGGCTCTTCGGCGTGGGCGGCGGGTTCATCATGGTGCCGCTCATGATGTCGTGGTTGCGGTTCGACCAGCGGCGAGCATCCGCCACATCGCTTCTCGCGATCATCCCGCCCGCCGCGCTGAGCGCCTCGCTCTACGGGGCGCGCGGCGAGATCGAGCTCGTCGCGGCGGCGATCATCGCTGTCGGGGCGGTCGCCGGCACCCCTCTCGGCGCGCTGCTGCTGCGGCGACTGTCACTCACCTGGCTCAAGTGGCTGTTCATCGCAGGGCTGCTCGTCAGCGCGCTGCGGCTCATCATCGTGGCGCCTGTGCGCGACGGGGCGTTCGACTACAGCGTCGTCTCGGTGCTCGGTCTCATCGCGCTCGGCCTGCTCATGGGCATTGTCGCCGGCCTGCTCGGGGTGGGCGGCGGCATCATCGCCGTGCCGGTGCTCATCGCCGTGTTCGGCATCGGCGACTTGCTCGCGAAAGGCACGTCGCTGCTCGCCCTCATTCCCGGTGCGATTGCCGGATCGATTCCGAATCTGCGCGGCGGCCTGGTGCGCTGGCGCGATGCCGTGCTGATGGGTCTTGCTGCCGCTGCGATGTCGCTCGTCGGCGTCTGGCTGGCATTTCTCGTTCCTGCCCAGGTGTCGGGCTGGCTCTTCGCCGCACTGCTGCTCGTCGTTATCGTGCAGATGGCGTTACGGCCGGTGAAGCCGCGCGACTGA
- a CDS encoding malate:quinone oxidoreductase → MTEAIDAGPRGPHTVDAVLIGAGIMSATLATMLQQLEPTWDIRIYERLGEVALESSNPWNNAGTGHAALCELNYTPERPDGSIEISKAVAINEQFQVSRQFWSHLVDEGRLPDPGAFLSATPHMSLVWGEKNVEYLRKRHEALKDHPLFAGLEYSEDPVQIHQWAPLLMPGRSKHEPVAATRTTAGTDVDFGALTRLLIEGLESSGMPVRLEHRVTGIRRTKEGLWKLTMRHEVGGTPLEITSRFVFVGAGGHALPLLQKSGIPEIRGFGGFPVSGGWMRCDDPAIVAQHHAKVYGKASVGAPPMSVPHLDTRVVDGTASLLFGPYAGFTPKFLKTGSWFDLFGSIRWHNIVPMLQVAVRNLDLVTYLVGELLASRSKKLDALRDFYPKADGDDWYELTAGQRVQIIKNEPGKGGVLQFGTEVVASADGSIAGLLGASPGASTAAPIMLDLIERCFPDRLEAWKPALQRMVPSYGRSIADDPGLATEVLASTATSLAITR, encoded by the coding sequence GTGACTGAAGCCATCGACGCGGGCCCCCGCGGACCCCATACCGTCGACGCAGTGCTCATCGGCGCCGGCATCATGAGTGCGACGCTCGCCACGATGCTGCAGCAGCTCGAACCGACGTGGGATATCCGCATCTATGAGCGCCTCGGCGAGGTCGCGCTCGAGAGCTCGAACCCCTGGAACAACGCCGGCACGGGCCACGCGGCCCTCTGCGAGCTCAACTACACGCCCGAGCGGCCCGACGGCTCGATCGAGATCTCGAAGGCCGTGGCGATCAACGAGCAGTTCCAGGTCTCGCGCCAGTTCTGGTCGCACCTGGTCGACGAGGGGCGGCTGCCCGACCCCGGTGCGTTCCTCAGTGCCACACCCCACATGAGCCTCGTCTGGGGCGAGAAGAACGTCGAGTACCTGCGCAAGCGCCATGAGGCACTGAAAGACCACCCGCTTTTCGCAGGCCTGGAGTACTCAGAAGACCCTGTTCAGATTCACCAGTGGGCTCCGCTGCTCATGCCGGGCCGCTCGAAGCACGAGCCGGTCGCAGCTACGCGTACGACGGCCGGTACCGACGTCGACTTCGGCGCCCTCACCCGGCTGCTCATCGAGGGCTTGGAGTCGAGCGGCATGCCGGTGCGTCTCGAGCATCGCGTGACGGGCATCCGTCGCACGAAAGAGGGCCTCTGGAAGCTGACGATGCGCCACGAGGTCGGCGGCACGCCGCTCGAGATCACGTCGCGGTTTGTCTTTGTCGGCGCGGGCGGGCACGCCCTGCCGCTGCTGCAAAAGAGCGGCATCCCCGAGATTCGCGGCTTCGGCGGCTTTCCGGTCAGCGGCGGCTGGATGCGTTGCGATGACCCCGCGATCGTCGCGCAGCACCACGCGAAGGTCTACGGCAAGGCCTCGGTCGGTGCGCCGCCGATGTCGGTGCCGCACCTCGACACGCGCGTCGTCGACGGCACGGCCAGCCTGCTGTTCGGGCCGTACGCGGGCTTCACGCCCAAGTTCTTGAAGACCGGGTCGTGGTTCGACCTGTTCGGGTCGATCCGATGGCACAACATCGTGCCCATGCTGCAGGTCGCCGTGCGCAATCTCGATCTCGTCACCTATCTGGTGGGCGAGCTGCTGGCCTCGCGGTCGAAGAAGCTCGACGCTCTGCGCGACTTCTACCCGAAGGCCGACGGCGACGACTGGTACGAGCTCACTGCAGGCCAGCGCGTGCAGATCATCAAGAACGAGCCCGGCAAGGGCGGCGTGCTGCAGTTCGGCACCGAGGTTGTCGCCTCGGCCGATGGCTCGATCGCAGGTCTGCTCGGGGCATCTCCGGGCGCCTCGACCGCGGCGCCGATCATGCTCGATCTGATCGAACGGTGCTTCCCCGACCGGCTCGAGGCGTGGAAGCCGGCGTTGCAGCGCATGGTGCCGAGCTACGGGCGCAGCATCGCCGATGACCCTGGGCTCGCGACCGAGGTGCTCGCGAGCACCGCGACGTCGCTCGCCATCACGCGCTGA
- a CDS encoding DUF2804 domain-containing protein — protein sequence MPLREITEPVDLCLPNGRLNPAAVGRTRTALHRSPLRGWGRTKRWEYWGVMTPDWFVGLTISSLDYAAVPSIYLVNRATGEHRTIGALVPLARGTSIPDILPPFEASTRWGRGNELRMTSASSTTSIRGTAPGFAIDVTSPDAGDALGVVVPWSDRLFQYTLKDVARPVSGTLTVDGRDYPVGEGSWAVLDRGRGRWPYRMTWNWAAGSGLVDGRRIGLQLGGEWTDGTGSTENALFVDGVQHYINEELAWHYDLDDELSPWRIVGEHADVTLTPWHRRVERTNALVVASTIHQALGTWSGWMLDSSCTRVSVDGLTGWAEQAQNRW from the coding sequence ATGCCGCTGCGCGAGATCACCGAACCTGTCGACCTGTGCCTGCCGAACGGCCGGCTGAACCCGGCAGCGGTCGGGCGCACTCGCACGGCCCTGCACCGCTCGCCCCTGCGCGGCTGGGGCCGCACCAAGCGCTGGGAGTACTGGGGCGTCATGACCCCCGACTGGTTCGTGGGTCTCACGATCTCGAGCCTCGACTACGCGGCCGTGCCCTCGATCTACCTCGTGAACCGTGCGACGGGTGAGCACCGCACGATCGGCGCGCTCGTTCCGCTCGCGCGCGGCACGAGCATCCCCGACATCCTGCCGCCCTTCGAGGCGAGCACGCGGTGGGGCCGTGGCAACGAGCTGCGGATGACCTCCGCGAGCTCGACCACGAGCATCCGCGGCACCGCACCGGGGTTCGCGATCGACGTGACGAGCCCCGACGCCGGCGACGCGCTCGGCGTGGTCGTGCCGTGGAGCGACCGGCTCTTCCAGTACACGCTGAAAGACGTGGCCCGGCCGGTGTCGGGCACACTGACCGTCGATGGCCGCGACTACCCAGTGGGGGAGGGTAGCTGGGCTGTTCTCGACCGGGGTCGCGGCCGGTGGCCGTACCGCATGACGTGGAACTGGGCCGCGGGCTCGGGGCTCGTCGACGGCCGCCGCATCGGCCTGCAGCTGGGCGGAGAGTGGACCGACGGCACCGGCTCGACCGAGAACGCGCTGTTCGTCGACGGCGTGCAGCACTACATCAACGAAGAGCTGGCCTGGCACTACGACCTCGACGATGAGCTCTCGCCGTGGCGCATCGTCGGCGAGCATGCCGACGTGACGCTCACGCCGTGGCACCGCCGGGTTGAGCGCACGAACGCGCTCGTCGTGGCGAGCACGATCCACCAGGCGCTGGGCACCTGGAGCGGGTGGATGCTCGACTCAAGCTGCACTCGCGTCAGCGTCGACGGCCTCACCGGCTGGGCCGAGCAGGCGCAGAACCGGTGGTAG